In a genomic window of Magnolia sinica isolate HGM2019 chromosome 16, MsV1, whole genome shotgun sequence:
- the LOC131228685 gene encoding exocyst complex component EXO70E2-like gives MDAQVLAVAKSIVKALETSTNPTEDLVRLLPELKICLARKSEILEKKSRVSEIEEQLNSVLVKVENWDCDLSMMWNRGPNKHLEAINEIQCLTESLESLSLKEDGEKDDDRKKDELLQFARSILQMVMSSLEEEFSKILVENRQPVELEGMSVCWSQYGLSFVISTSSVHDDSSEDTQARLQGDNSNDSEDFIVDLIYPAILADLKCIAEVMFISNYNQECCQAYISNRKDALEDILFFLEVERPNIEEVLQMEWSFLNSKIKKWICGMKIFVRVYLASEKRLSDKIFGAFGSVSQSCFIDSSKGLMLQLLSFSQAITISPHSPKKIFRLLDMYDGLADLLPNIDALFSEEAGSSVRTESHEVLSRLGDSVRRTFLEFWNALRRNESTTPYAGGGIHHLTMYVMNYIQALTDYGDTLNFLLEENGEDCSWWLSNMNVIIQEDDEWRSTQNLSPIARYLQLVISILESNLEHKSMLYKDISLKHFFLMNNICYMTQKAKDSDLGALLGDNWMRNQNGKVQQHAMNYERASWNPILSFLREEGICNLRSGSVSKAVLKKRFQGFNLALEEIYKTQTAWLVSNLDLRDDLQISISLKVVQAYQTFMGRYSNHLVDERHGNRYIKYSIEDLQQFLLDLFEGSPISLHKSDRR, from the coding sequence ATGGATGCACAAGTGCTTGCTGTTGCAAAGAGCATTGTGAAAGCCTTAGAAACAAGTACCAACCCCACCGAAGATCTGGTAAGACTTCTCCCGGAATTGAAAATCTGCTTAGCTAGGAAGTCTGAAATACTAGAAAAGAAATCAAGAGTAAGTGAGATAGAAGAACAGCTCAACTCTGTGCTGGTGAAGGTTGAGAATTGGGATTGCGATCTGTCAATGATGTGGAACCGTGGTCCTAATAAGCATCTTGAGGCCATTAATGAAATTCAATGTCTGACAGAAAGCTTGGAGAGTTTATCTTTGAAAGAAGATGGAGAAAAGGATGATGATCGAAAAAAGGATGAGCTTCTACAATTTGCCCGCAGCATTCTTCAGATGGTAATGTCATCGCTTGAGGAAGAATTTAGCAAAATTCTTGTTGAGAACAGGCAACCCGTGGAGCTCGAAGGCATGTCTGTTTGTTGGAGCCAATATGGCTTGTCATTTGTGATTTCGACAAGTTCAGTGCATGATGATTCATCTGAGGACACCCAAGCAAGGCTTCAGGGAGATAATAGCAATGACTCAGAGGATTTCATTGTTGATTTGATCTATCCGGCCATACTTGCAGACCTGAAATGCATAGCAGAAGTTATGTTCATATCGAACTACAACCAAGAATGTTGCCAAGCTTACATTAGCAACCGAAAAGATGCCTTGGAGGATATCTTGTTTTTTCTTGAAGTTGAAAGACCAAATATCGAGGAAGTTCTGCAGATGGAGTGGAGTTTCTTAAATTCCAAGATAAAAAAATGGATCTGTGGGATGAAGATTTTTGTTCGTGTCTATCTTGCCAGTGAGAAAAGGCTTAGTGACAAAATCTTTGGAGCATTTGGATCAGTTAGCCAGAGTTGTTTCATTGATTCTTCAAAGGGCTTGATGTTGCAGCTGCTAAGTTTCAGTCAAGCGATCACGATCAGTCCCCACTCACCCAAAAAGATTTTCCGCCTACTCGACATGTATGATGGGTTGGCAGATCTTCTCCCCAATATAGATGCTTTGTTCTCAGAAGAGGCTGGTTCTTCCGTGAGAACTGAATCCCATGAAGTTCTGAGTAGATTGGGTGACTCCGTGAGGAGGACTTTTCTTGAATTCTGGAATGCTCTTAGAAGGAATGAGTCTACAACCCCATATGCCGGAGGTGGGATCCATCATCTGACAATGTATGTGATGAATTACATACAGGCCCTTACAGATTATGGTGATACCCTGAATTTTCTTCTTGAAGAAAATGGTGAGGACTGTTCATGGTGGTtatccaacatgaatgtgattatTCAAGAAGATGATGAGTGGAGGTCTACTCAAAATCTTTCCCCGATCGCTCGATATCTTCAGTTGGTTATATCGATCCTCGAATCCAACCTTGAGCATAAGTCCATGCTGTATAAAGATATTTCTCTGAAGCACTTCTTCCTGATGAACAACATCTGCTACATGACGCAGAAAGCTAAGGACTCTGACCTTGGAGCTCTTCTTGGAGACAACTGGATGCGGAACCAAAACGGGAAAGTTCAACAGCATGCGATGAATTACGAAAGAGCTTCTTGGAACCCAATCCTCTCTTTCTTGAGAGAGGAGGGGATTTGCAATCTGAGGTCAGGTTCAGTCTCCAAGGCAGTCCTCAAGAAGAGGTTCCAGGGCTTTAATCTCGCTCTTGAAGAGATCTACAAGACCCAGACAGCATGGTTGGTTTCCAATCTCGATCTCCGAGACGATCTACAGATTTCAATCTCATTGAAAGTCGTTCAAGCATATCAGACGTTCATGGGGCGGTATTCCAATCATCTGGTTGATGAGAGGCATGGCAACCGGTACATCAAGTACAGCATAGAGGATTTGCAGCAATTTCTATTGGATCTCTTCGAGGGGTCACCAATATCATTGCACAAATCTGACAGAAGATGA